A stretch of the Panicum virgatum strain AP13 chromosome 9N, P.virgatum_v5, whole genome shotgun sequence genome encodes the following:
- the LOC120690212 gene encoding uncharacterized protein LOC120690212 produces the protein MAKPEAGGAWAWRLLAEDFSAPYREDRFCVPCAAAFCDHCCGAHHRGQGRHEVVVLGAASASASSSEGAQAQAQPGAAHCPARSGVRDSFCVSCGAGFSAALCGAPRRARHLPRRRLRGLLLRALHGLGAVVPPVHRHPDIP, from the exons ATGGCGAAACCCGAG gccggcggcgcgtgggcCTGGCGGCTCCTCGCGGAGGACTTCTCCGCGCCCTACAGGGAGGACCGCTTCTGcgtgccctgcgccgccgccttctgcgACCACTGCTGCGGCGCGCACCACCGCGGCCAGGGGAGGCATGAGGTCGTCGTCCTCggagccgcctccgcctccgcctcctcctccgaagGGGCTCAGGCCCAGGCCCAGCCCGGCGCGGCCCATTGCCCCGCCCGCAGCGGGGTCAGGGACTCGTTCTGCGTGAGCTGCGGCGCCGGCTTCTCCGCCGCGCTGTGCGGGGCACCACGTCGGGCCCGACACCTTCCGCGTCGTCGTCTGCGAGGGCTACTACTGCGCGCGCTGCACGGGCTCGGAGCCGTGGTTCCACCTGTTCACCGGCATCCAG ACATTCCGTGA
- the LOC120690422 gene encoding probable galacturonosyltransferase-like 4: MCPSALNSFTFFPRHSDGGPPCLLNPSPSISKDQGGHHLPFAVGIAAACFAGSPARPPFGPCVPPLWRQTMPCNCGVVVAIFIVIILGAGHAVTGARVGAMMIRQPSSSSAQMFREAPAFWNGAECAADGGGRVDIAMTLDANYLRGTMAAVLSILQHTACPESMVFHFLTAEVDDGGLAAALRASFPSLDLRVYRFDPSRVRDRISRSVRQELDQPLNYARVYLADTLPADVRRVTYLDSDVIVVDDIRTLASVDLAGHVLAAPEYCHANFSNYFTDAFWSHLALNGTFRGRRPCYFNTGVMVMDVVKWRAGGYTRRVEEWMAVQKRRRIYHLGSLPPFLLVFAGHIRAVDHRWNQHGLGGDNVEGRCRGLHPGPISLLHWSGKGKPWLRLDTRRPCSVDYLWAPYDLYRYSSPVIEEW, translated from the coding sequence ATGTGTCCCTCTGCCCTCAACTCCTTCACCTTCTTTCCCCGCCATTCCGATGGTGGCCCCCCTTGCCTCCTAAACCCTTCACCCAGCATTTCCAAGGACCAGGGCGGCCACCACCTCCCCTTCGCCGTCGGTATTGCTGCCGCCTGCTTCGCCGGCAGCCCCGCTCGGCCGCCTTTCGGTCCTTGCGTCCCCCCTCTCTGGCGACAGACAATGCCTTGCAACTGCGGCGTTGTCGTAGCCATCTTTATTGTTATTATCCTTGGTGCCGGCCATGCCGTCACCGGCGCTCGCGTTGGCGCCATGATGATCCGGCAGCCGTCCTCCTCGTCCGCCCAGATGTTCAGGGAGGCGCCCGCGTTCTGGAACGGCGCTGAgtgcgcggcggacggcggcggccgggtggaCATCGCCATGACGCTGGACGCCAACTACCTCCGCGGCACCATGGCCGCCGTGCTCTCCATCCTGCAGCACACGGCGTGCCCAGAGAGCATGGTGTTCCACTTCCTCACCGCCGAGGTCGACGacggcggcctcgccgccgcgctgcgcgcCTCTTTCCCGTCCCTCGACCTCCGGGTCTACCGCTTCGACCCGTCGCGCGTCCGCGACCGCATCTCCCGGTCGGTGCGGCAGGAGCTGGACCAGCCGCTCAACTACGCGCGCGTCTACCTCGCCGACACGCTGCCCGCCGACGTGCGCCGCGTCACCTACCTCGACTCCGACGTGATCGTGGTGGACGACATCCGGACGCTGGCCTCCGTGGACCTCGCCGGGCACGTGCTGGCGGCGCCGGAGTACTGCCACGCCAACTTCAGCAACTACTTCACCGACGCCTTCTGGTCGCACCTGGCGCTCAACGGCACgttccgcggccgccggccctgCTACTTCAACACGGGGGTCATGGTGATGGACGTCGTCAAGTGGCGCGCCGGCGGGTACACGCGGCGGGTGGAGGAGTGGATGGCCGTGCAGAAGAGGCGCCGGATCTACCACCTCGGCTCGCTGCCGCCGTTCCTGCTGGTCTTCGCCGGCCACATCCGGGCGGTGGACCACCGGTGGAACCAGCACGGGCTGGGCGGCGACAACGTCGAGGGCCGCTGCCGGGGGCTCCACCCGGGCCCGATCAGCCTCCTCCACTGGAGCGGCAAGGGCAAGCCGTGGCTCCGGCTCGACACCCGGCGGCCATGCTCCGTGGACTACCTCTGGGCACCCTACGACCTCTACCGGTACTCGTCGCCGGTGATCGAGGAGTGGTGA
- the LOC120690211 gene encoding putative MO25-like protein At4g17270 isoform X3 — protein MSFFFRMASRLRPSTPEEVVRSIKDSFLALNTRTHTKALEEVEKNIASLRLLISGDGEVEPNQEQVLQITIEICKEDIISLFVQNLPSLGWTVRKDLVHFWCILLRQKNDESYCCVQYIENHLELLDFLVGCYKNLDIALNCGNMLRECIKYPTLAKLLQDLLTKHEAVVAEFLGSHYDQFFELYSRLLLSTNYVTRRQAIKFLSEFLLEAPNSQIMKRYIVEVRFLNIMIKLLKDSSKNIRICAFHVFKVFVANPNKPHCIIEALLENRRELLKLLHNLPTSKGDDELDEEKDLIIQQIQKLA, from the exons ATGTCCTTCTTCTTCCGCATGGCGTCGCGGCTGCGGCCGTCGACGCCGGAGGAGGTCGTCCGCTCCATCAAGGACTCCTTCCTCGCGCTCAACACCAGGACTCACACCAAG GCTCTGGAAGAGGTTGAGAAAAACATTGCATCCTTGAGATTGTTGATCTCTGGTGATGGAGAGGTGGAACCAAATCAAGAGCAGGTCCTGCAAATAACTATTGAGATTTGCAAGGAGGACATCATTTCCCTCTTTGTCCAGAATCTACCTTCCTTGGGTTGGACA GTAAGAAAAGATCTGGTTCACTTCTGGTGCATTTTGCTTAGgcagaaaaatgatgaaagttatTGCTGTGTGCAGTATATTGAAAATCATTTGGAGCTTTTGGATTTCCTTGTTGGTTG CTACAAGAACTTGGATATTGCATTGAACTGTGGGAATATGTTAAGAGAATGCATAAAGTACCCAACACTAGCAAA ATTGTTGCAGGATCTGCTTACCAAGCACGAAGCTGTAGTTGCAGAGTTCTTGGGTTCCCACTACGACCAG TTCTTTGAACTCTACTCAAGGCTCTTGTTGTCGACTAATTATGTAACACGAAGGCAGGCAATAAAG TTCCTATCAGAATTTTTACTGGAGGCTCCTAACTCTCAAATAATGAAGCGATACATTGTGGAAGTTCGTTTTTTGAATATTATGATCAAACTTCTAAAG GATTCAAGCAAAAATATCAGAATATGCGCCTTCCACGTTTTTAAG GTATTTGTTGCCAATCCAAACAAGCCTCACTGTATAATTGAAGCTTTGCTAGAGAATCGCCGTGAACTGTTGAAGCTACTTCACAATCTTCCTACCAGTAAAG GtgatgatgaacttgatgaGGAGAAAGACTTGATAATTCAGCAAATCCAGAAGCTGGCATGA
- the LOC120690211 gene encoding putative MO25-like protein At4g17270 isoform X2 has protein sequence MSFFFRMASRLRPSTPEEVVRSIKDSFLALNTRTHTKALEEVEKNIASLRLLISGDGEVEPNQEQVLQITIEICKEDIISLFVQNLPSLGWTYIENHLELLDFLVGCYKNLDIALNCGNMLRECIKYPTLAKYILESGSFELFFEYVELPNFDIASDALNTFKDLLTKHEAVVAEFLGSHYDQFFELYSRLLLSTNYVTRRQAIKFLSEFLLEAPNSQIMKRYIVEVRFLNIMIKLLKDSSKNIRICAFHVFKVFVANPNKPHCIIEALLENRRELLKLLHNLPTSKGDDELDEEKDLIIQQIQKLA, from the exons ATGTCCTTCTTCTTCCGCATGGCGTCGCGGCTGCGGCCGTCGACGCCGGAGGAGGTCGTCCGCTCCATCAAGGACTCCTTCCTCGCGCTCAACACCAGGACTCACACCAAG GCTCTGGAAGAGGTTGAGAAAAACATTGCATCCTTGAGATTGTTGATCTCTGGTGATGGAGAGGTGGAACCAAATCAAGAGCAGGTCCTGCAAATAACTATTGAGATTTGCAAGGAGGACATCATTTCCCTCTTTGTCCAGAATCTACCTTCCTTGGGTTGGACA TATATTGAAAATCATTTGGAGCTTTTGGATTTCCTTGTTGGTTG CTACAAGAACTTGGATATTGCATTGAACTGTGGGAATATGTTAAGAGAATGCATAAAGTACCCAACACTAGCAAA ATACATATTGGAATCTGGTAGCTTTGAACTGTTCTTTGAGTATGTTGAGCTGCCAAACTTTGATATTGCTTCTGACGCTCTGAACACCTTCAAG GATCTGCTTACCAAGCACGAAGCTGTAGTTGCAGAGTTCTTGGGTTCCCACTACGACCAG TTCTTTGAACTCTACTCAAGGCTCTTGTTGTCGACTAATTATGTAACACGAAGGCAGGCAATAAAG TTCCTATCAGAATTTTTACTGGAGGCTCCTAACTCTCAAATAATGAAGCGATACATTGTGGAAGTTCGTTTTTTGAATATTATGATCAAACTTCTAAAG GATTCAAGCAAAAATATCAGAATATGCGCCTTCCACGTTTTTAAG GTATTTGTTGCCAATCCAAACAAGCCTCACTGTATAATTGAAGCTTTGCTAGAGAATCGCCGTGAACTGTTGAAGCTACTTCACAATCTTCCTACCAGTAAAG GtgatgatgaacttgatgaGGAGAAAGACTTGATAATTCAGCAAATCCAGAAGCTGGCATGA
- the LOC120690211 gene encoding putative MO25-like protein At4g17270 isoform X1, with the protein MSFFFRMASRLRPSTPEEVVRSIKDSFLALNTRTHTKALEEVEKNIASLRLLISGDGEVEPNQEQVLQITIEICKEDIISLFVQNLPSLGWTVRKDLVHFWCILLRQKNDESYCCVQYIENHLELLDFLVGCYKNLDIALNCGNMLRECIKYPTLAKYILESGSFELFFEYVELPNFDIASDALNTFKDLLTKHEAVVAEFLGSHYDQFFELYSRLLLSTNYVTRRQAIKFLSEFLLEAPNSQIMKRYIVEVRFLNIMIKLLKDSSKNIRICAFHVFKVFVANPNKPHCIIEALLENRRELLKLLHNLPTSKGDDELDEEKDLIIQQIQKLA; encoded by the exons ATGTCCTTCTTCTTCCGCATGGCGTCGCGGCTGCGGCCGTCGACGCCGGAGGAGGTCGTCCGCTCCATCAAGGACTCCTTCCTCGCGCTCAACACCAGGACTCACACCAAG GCTCTGGAAGAGGTTGAGAAAAACATTGCATCCTTGAGATTGTTGATCTCTGGTGATGGAGAGGTGGAACCAAATCAAGAGCAGGTCCTGCAAATAACTATTGAGATTTGCAAGGAGGACATCATTTCCCTCTTTGTCCAGAATCTACCTTCCTTGGGTTGGACA GTAAGAAAAGATCTGGTTCACTTCTGGTGCATTTTGCTTAGgcagaaaaatgatgaaagttatTGCTGTGTGCAGTATATTGAAAATCATTTGGAGCTTTTGGATTTCCTTGTTGGTTG CTACAAGAACTTGGATATTGCATTGAACTGTGGGAATATGTTAAGAGAATGCATAAAGTACCCAACACTAGCAAA ATACATATTGGAATCTGGTAGCTTTGAACTGTTCTTTGAGTATGTTGAGCTGCCAAACTTTGATATTGCTTCTGACGCTCTGAACACCTTCAAG GATCTGCTTACCAAGCACGAAGCTGTAGTTGCAGAGTTCTTGGGTTCCCACTACGACCAG TTCTTTGAACTCTACTCAAGGCTCTTGTTGTCGACTAATTATGTAACACGAAGGCAGGCAATAAAG TTCCTATCAGAATTTTTACTGGAGGCTCCTAACTCTCAAATAATGAAGCGATACATTGTGGAAGTTCGTTTTTTGAATATTATGATCAAACTTCTAAAG GATTCAAGCAAAAATATCAGAATATGCGCCTTCCACGTTTTTAAG GTATTTGTTGCCAATCCAAACAAGCCTCACTGTATAATTGAAGCTTTGCTAGAGAATCGCCGTGAACTGTTGAAGCTACTTCACAATCTTCCTACCAGTAAAG GtgatgatgaacttgatgaGGAGAAAGACTTGATAATTCAGCAAATCCAGAAGCTGGCATGA
- the LOC120689244 gene encoding dehydration-responsive element-binding protein 1I-like, with translation MACMLAACSKRRPPRNQAPGDRRPTHAAPSQGLSLEEEPETRHPVFGGVRQRGHAGGRCQWVCEVRVPGRGGCRLWLGTYGAAEATARAHDAAMLGLRGACGAAARRLNFADSAWLLDVPAHAALRGAEGGILRRAVARAVEEFLRTRPAAEDAMSATSEPPPAAEDDDDASSDKSDDGTASPFKMDDVLSDMGGQLELALRRWQRTAVRASVRSGSTPPTPTGSGSYNAGRGRRLALEHELLP, from the exons ATGGCCTGCATGCTTGCGGCCTGTAGCAAGCGTCGCCCGCCCAGGAACCAGGCACCAGGCGACCGGCGGCCTACCCACGCCGCTCCTAGCCAGGGCCtgtcgctggaggaggag CCAGAGACGAGGCACCCGGTGTTCGGCGGCGTGCGCCAGCGCGGCCACGCGGGGGGCCGGTGCCAGTGGGTGTGCGAGGTCCGCGTGCCGGGCCGCGGTGGCTGCAGGCTCTGGCTCGGCACCTACGGCGCCGCGGAGgccaccgcgcgcgcgcacgacgCCGCCATGCTCGGGCTCCGCGGGGcctgcggcgccgccgcgcgtcgcCTCAACTTCGCGGACTCGGCGTGGCTGCTCGACGTGCCGGCGCACGCCGCGCTCCGGGGAGCCGAGGGCGgcatcctccgccgcgccgtggcGCGGGCCGTGGAGGAGTTCCTCCGGACGCGGCCCGCCGCCGAAGACGCCATGTCCGCCACCTCggagccgccgcccgcggccgaagacgacgacgacgcatcGTCCGACAAGAGCGACGACGGGACGGCCTCGCCGTTCAAGATGGACGACGTGCTCAGCGACATGGGCGGCCAACTTGAGTTGGCTCTCAGGCGATGGCAGCGGACCGCGGTGAGAGCCTCCGTGCGCAGCGGAtccacgccgccgacgccgaccgGCAGCGGCTCGTACAACGCAGGGAGGGGCCGTCGCCTCGCGTTGGAGCACGAGCTCCTGCCGTAG